The following are encoded together in the Raineyella sp. LH-20 genome:
- the pntB gene encoding Re/Si-specific NAD(P)(+) transhydrogenase subunit beta, with the protein MQLTSMVPAAYIIAAVLFILALAGLSRHETARLGNVAGMLGMFIALGGVITQAVTTAPRGFMITAALIGSAMLIGAVIGTWRAWTVEMTGMPQLIAMLHSFVGLAAVLVGFNSFLEVDADYSVAHLIEVFAGVLIGAYTLTGSLVAFGKLSGRLKSTALMIPGRNLINLLVLVVCVALGVWFVLAPSLLPLILMTVLGLLLGWHMVSSIGGGDMPVVVSMLNSYSGWAAAAAGFMLGNDLLIVTGALVGSSGAILSYLMCQAMNRSFVSVILGGFGEGTSKGSGEAREYGDYRETSASDVAHELAGARSVVITPGYGMAVAQAQYPVAELTQKLRDRGVQVRFGIHPVAGRLPGHMNVLLAEAKVPYDIVLEMDEINGDFDDTDVVLVIGANDTVNPAALDEPDSPIAGMPVLEVWKAREVIVFKRSMNPGYAGVQNPLFFRDNSEMLFGDAKERVQDIIAAL; encoded by the coding sequence ATGCAACTCACCTCCATGGTGCCGGCCGCCTACATCATCGCGGCCGTCCTGTTCATCCTCGCCCTGGCCGGACTGTCCCGCCACGAGACAGCCCGGTTGGGCAACGTCGCCGGCATGCTCGGCATGTTCATCGCTCTCGGTGGCGTGATCACCCAGGCGGTGACCACCGCACCGCGCGGCTTCATGATCACGGCCGCTCTGATCGGTTCGGCCATGCTGATCGGCGCCGTCATCGGCACCTGGCGTGCCTGGACGGTCGAGATGACCGGCATGCCCCAGTTGATCGCCATGCTGCACTCCTTCGTCGGTCTGGCGGCCGTCCTGGTCGGCTTCAACTCCTTCCTCGAGGTCGACGCCGACTATTCCGTCGCCCACCTGATCGAAGTCTTCGCCGGGGTGCTGATCGGCGCCTACACCCTCACCGGATCGCTGGTCGCGTTCGGCAAGCTGAGCGGGCGACTCAAGTCCACGGCCCTGATGATCCCCGGCCGCAACCTGATCAACCTGCTCGTTCTGGTGGTCTGCGTCGCCCTCGGCGTCTGGTTCGTCCTGGCCCCGAGCCTGCTGCCGCTGATCCTGATGACCGTGCTCGGCCTGCTCCTCGGGTGGCACATGGTGTCCTCGATCGGCGGCGGCGACATGCCCGTCGTCGTCTCGATGCTGAACTCCTACTCCGGGTGGGCCGCGGCCGCCGCCGGGTTCATGCTCGGCAACGACCTGCTGATCGTCACCGGCGCCCTGGTCGGCTCCTCCGGTGCGATCCTGTCCTACCTGATGTGCCAGGCGATGAACCGGTCGTTCGTCTCGGTCATCCTCGGCGGGTTCGGCGAGGGAACGAGCAAGGGCAGCGGTGAGGCCCGCGAGTACGGCGACTACCGCGAGACCAGCGCCTCCGACGTCGCCCACGAACTGGCCGGCGCCCGGTCGGTGGTGATCACGCCGGGCTACGGCATGGCTGTCGCCCAGGCACAGTATCCGGTGGCCGAGCTCACCCAGAAGCTGCGCGACCGCGGCGTCCAGGTGCGGTTCGGCATCCACCCGGTGGCCGGCCGGCTGCCCGGCCACATGAACGTGCTGCTGGCCGAGGCCAAGGTGCCGTACGACATCGTCCTGGAGATGGACGAGATCAACGGCGACTTCGACGACACCGACGTCGTGCTGGTGATCGGCGCCAACGACACGGTCAACCCGGCGGCGCTCGACGAACCGGACTCCCCGATCGCCGGGATGCCGGTGCTCGAGGTGTGGAAGGCCAGGGAGGTCATCGTGTTCAAGCGCTCGATGAACCCCGGCTACGCGGGCGTGCAGAACCCGCTGTTCTTCCGCGACAACTCCGAGATGCTGTTCGGCGACGCCAAGGAGCGGGTGCAGGACATCATCGCCGCGCTCTGA
- a CDS encoding neutral zinc metallopeptidase has protein sequence MDFNENARLDPSRSTSGGGSGGGRIAVGGVGGLVLILVALFFGIDPANILGSQTIDPTSSVSTGANTLQKCTTVKDIETTPQCRFVAYQNSLDRYWGSVVQGYTPAEQFVMFSGQVQTGCGTATSEVGPFYCPGDEKVYLDESFFSTLEQQFGATSTRAVEAYVMAHEYGHHVQNQIGVLGQVSRGGTGADSAAVRSELQADCFAGVWFANAAKDTQGPIAQVSEQDIREARAAAQAIGDDRIQQNTTGRVDRESWTHGSSAQREKWLLQGYRSGDPNTCDTWSARTL, from the coding sequence ATGGACTTCAACGAGAACGCCCGGCTGGATCCCTCCCGGTCCACGTCCGGTGGTGGGAGCGGTGGCGGACGGATCGCGGTCGGGGGCGTCGGCGGCCTGGTCCTCATCCTCGTCGCGCTGTTCTTCGGCATCGATCCGGCGAACATCCTCGGCAGCCAGACGATCGACCCGACCAGCAGCGTCTCCACCGGAGCGAACACCCTGCAGAAGTGCACGACGGTCAAGGACATCGAGACCACTCCGCAGTGCCGCTTCGTCGCCTACCAGAACTCGCTCGACCGCTACTGGGGCAGCGTGGTGCAGGGCTACACGCCGGCCGAACAGTTCGTGATGTTCTCCGGCCAGGTGCAGACCGGCTGTGGCACCGCGACCTCGGAGGTCGGTCCGTTCTACTGTCCCGGCGACGAGAAGGTCTACCTGGACGAGTCGTTCTTCAGCACGCTCGAGCAGCAGTTCGGCGCCACCTCGACCCGAGCGGTCGAGGCGTACGTGATGGCCCACGAGTACGGCCACCACGTGCAGAACCAGATCGGCGTCCTCGGCCAGGTCAGCCGGGGCGGCACCGGGGCCGACTCGGCCGCCGTCCGGTCCGAGCTGCAGGCCGACTGCTTCGCCGGCGTGTGGTTCGCCAACGCTGCCAAGGACACCCAGGGGCCGATCGCGCAGGTCAGCGAGCAGGACATCAGGGAGGCCCGGGCCGCCGCCCAGGCCATCGGCGACGACAGGATCCAGCAGAACACCACCGGCCGGGTCGACCGTGAGTCGTGGACCCACGGCTCCTCGGCGCAGCGGGAGAAGTGGCTGCTGCAGGGCTACCGGTCCGGCGACCCGAACACCTGCGACACCTGGTCGGCGCGCACCCTGTGA
- a CDS encoding DNA adenine methylase: protein MIKYLGSKRTLVPVLGRLAEAVGARTAVDLFTGTTRVAQEFCRQGAYVTAVDTAAYSEVFARTYVEADAAAVDVAAVQAAIDELNALPGVDGYVTETFCHRSRFFQPHNGRRIDAMRTAIDRHWAGTPLWPVLVTSLIEAADAVDSTVGLQMAYLKRWSPRSYQDIRLEVPAFTPGTGRAVRGDAMTVAGALPPVDLAYLDPPYNQHRYYTNYHIWETLVRWDEPEVYGVACKRVDCRDEATKSPFNSRRTMASALAAVIGDLRADVIAVSINDESFVSRAEVERMCRDRAEHVEVLAYDARRYIGSVIGVYDDKGRKVGRPGARSTTEFIVLAGDRDRIAASEAIAGGCRAGR, encoded by the coding sequence GTGATCAAGTACCTCGGGTCCAAGCGCACACTCGTCCCCGTCCTGGGCCGGCTCGCCGAGGCCGTCGGGGCGCGGACGGCGGTGGACCTCTTCACCGGCACCACCCGGGTGGCGCAGGAGTTCTGCCGGCAGGGGGCGTACGTCACCGCGGTGGACACCGCGGCCTACTCCGAGGTGTTCGCCCGGACGTACGTCGAGGCGGACGCCGCCGCGGTCGATGTCGCGGCGGTGCAGGCGGCGATCGACGAGCTCAATGCGCTGCCGGGGGTGGACGGCTACGTGACGGAGACGTTCTGCCACCGCTCCCGGTTCTTCCAGCCGCACAACGGGCGGCGGATCGACGCGATGCGGACCGCGATCGATCGGCACTGGGCCGGCACCCCGCTGTGGCCGGTGCTGGTGACCAGCCTGATCGAGGCGGCCGACGCGGTCGACTCGACGGTGGGGCTCCAGATGGCCTACCTGAAGCGGTGGTCACCGCGCTCCTACCAGGACATCCGGCTCGAGGTGCCGGCCTTCACCCCGGGGACCGGGCGGGCCGTCCGCGGCGATGCCATGACGGTCGCCGGGGCACTGCCACCGGTCGACCTCGCCTACCTCGATCCGCCGTACAACCAACACCGCTACTACACGAACTACCACATCTGGGAGACGCTGGTCCGCTGGGACGAGCCGGAAGTGTACGGGGTGGCGTGCAAGCGGGTCGACTGTCGCGACGAGGCGACCAAGAGCCCGTTCAACAGTCGTCGGACGATGGCATCGGCGCTGGCCGCGGTGATCGGTGACCTGCGGGCGGACGTGATCGCGGTGTCCATCAACGACGAGTCCTTCGTCAGCCGCGCCGAGGTGGAGCGGATGTGCCGTGACCGGGCCGAGCACGTCGAGGTGCTGGCGTACGACGCGCGGCGCTACATCGGCTCGGTGATCGGGGTGTACGACGACAAGGGCCGCAAGGTCGGTCGTCCCGGCGCCCGGTCGACCACCGAGTTCATCGTGCTGGCCGGGGACCGCGACCGGATCGCGGCGAGCGAGGCCATCGCCGGGGGGTGCAGAGCAGGGCGCTAG
- a CDS encoding Bax inhibitor-1/YccA family protein, which yields MRTKNPVLNRSASFNPRAGYQGSVPQYQGQGFDPYAALQTVDRMTMDDVITKTALTLGTVVLTAAASWFLVPAALVGVAWIGSAIAALVVSFLVVGRRGVRPGMVVAYAALEGVFIGIFSRFLEAMFPGIVVQAVVATFVVAGLVLASYKIFNLNRFANRISRGLLIATGALAVVYLVNFVLSLFGVHTGLIGFGPQAGGLAFLVTAVAIVLATMNLLVDFAAIEDGVRNGAPADQSWVAAFGLTVSMVWLYTELLRLLSYFRQS from the coding sequence ATGCGTACCAAGAACCCCGTGCTCAATCGCTCGGCCTCGTTCAACCCCCGGGCCGGATACCAGGGCTCGGTTCCGCAGTACCAGGGCCAGGGCTTCGATCCGTACGCGGCCCTGCAGACCGTCGACCGGATGACGATGGACGACGTGATCACCAAGACCGCGCTCACCCTCGGGACGGTCGTCCTGACGGCGGCGGCGTCCTGGTTCCTCGTCCCGGCCGCTCTGGTCGGTGTCGCCTGGATCGGGTCGGCGATCGCCGCCCTGGTGGTCTCCTTCCTGGTGGTCGGCCGTCGTGGCGTACGCCCCGGCATGGTCGTGGCGTACGCCGCCCTCGAGGGTGTCTTCATCGGCATCTTCTCCCGGTTCCTCGAGGCGATGTTCCCGGGCATCGTGGTGCAGGCGGTGGTCGCCACCTTCGTCGTCGCCGGTCTGGTGCTGGCCAGCTACAAGATCTTCAACCTCAATCGCTTCGCCAACCGGATCTCCCGCGGCCTGCTGATCGCCACCGGAGCCCTTGCGGTCGTCTACCTGGTCAACTTCGTGCTGTCCCTGTTCGGCGTGCACACCGGCCTCATCGGCTTCGGACCGCAGGCCGGCGGACTGGCCTTCCTGGTCACCGCGGTCGCCATCGTGCTGGCCACGATGAACCTGCTGGTCGACTTCGCTGCCATCGAGGACGGCGTCCGCAACGGTGCCCCGGCCGACCAGTCCTGGGTGGCCGCCTTCGGTCTCACCGTCTCGATGGTGTGGCTCTACACCGAGCTGCTCCGCCTGCTCTCCTACTTCCGGCAGAGCTGA
- a CDS encoding phosphoribosyltransferase yields the protein MSEEHEVLTYPDFGIAVREVAQMIVDDGFIPDIIMCIARGGLPFGGALGYALDIKQITEMNVEFYTGVNDRLPTPILLPPSPQPHDLRDLKVLIADDVSDTGTTLKFTQDFLQQYAAETRTAVIYEKPHTRLHADFVWRYTDRWIDFPWSTLPPVTRRSRAEAEASAGAEAAEAREPEADPA from the coding sequence ATGAGTGAGGAGCACGAGGTCCTGACGTATCCCGATTTCGGCATCGCCGTCCGGGAGGTCGCCCAGATGATCGTCGACGACGGATTCATCCCCGACATCATCATGTGCATCGCGAGGGGTGGGCTACCCTTCGGCGGCGCCCTCGGCTACGCCCTGGACATCAAGCAGATCACCGAGATGAACGTCGAGTTCTACACCGGTGTCAACGACCGCCTCCCGACGCCGATCCTGCTGCCGCCCAGCCCTCAGCCGCACGACCTGCGCGACCTCAAGGTGCTCATCGCCGACGACGTCTCCGACACCGGCACCACGCTCAAGTTCACCCAGGACTTCCTGCAGCAGTACGCGGCCGAGACGCGTACGGCGGTCATCTACGAGAAGCCGCACACCCGCCTGCACGCCGACTTCGTCTGGCGCTACACCGACCGCTGGATCGACTTCCCGTGGTCGACCCTGCCGCCGGTCACCCGCCGCAGCCGGGCCGAGGCCGAGGCGTCCGCGGGAGCCGAGGCTGCGGAGGCCCGGGAACCTGAGGCCGACCCGGCCTGA
- the msrA gene encoding peptide-methionine (S)-S-oxide reductase MsrA, whose protein sequence is MFLFQRPEPTMVTREQALRGRTQRILPSPAPDNLVFGVPDDATPEGSEIGYFALGCFWGEEKMFWATDGVTNTAVGYQGGFTPNPTYEEVCTGRTGHAETVRVAYDPQRVTYEALVRQFFEAHDPTQGYRQGNDVGTQYRSALFPVSEAQEEVARRLLAAYAEAYANAGYGQITTEITRLDEASGEPAFWYAEDYHQQYLIKNPGGYCPIHATGVTCA, encoded by the coding sequence ATGTTCCTCTTCCAGCGACCGGAGCCGACCATGGTCACCCGCGAGCAGGCACTCCGGGGGCGTACGCAGCGGATCCTGCCCTCGCCCGCTCCGGACAACCTGGTGTTCGGCGTGCCCGACGACGCCACCCCGGAGGGCTCGGAGATCGGCTACTTCGCGCTCGGCTGTTTCTGGGGCGAGGAGAAGATGTTCTGGGCCACCGACGGCGTCACCAACACCGCCGTCGGCTACCAGGGTGGCTTCACCCCGAACCCGACGTACGAGGAGGTCTGCACCGGGCGGACCGGCCACGCCGAGACGGTCCGGGTCGCGTACGACCCGCAGCGGGTGACGTACGAGGCGCTGGTGCGGCAGTTCTTCGAGGCGCACGACCCGACCCAGGGCTACCGCCAGGGCAACGACGTCGGCACCCAGTACCGCTCCGCCCTCTTCCCGGTCTCCGAGGCCCAGGAGGAGGTCGCCCGCCGGCTGCTCGCCGCGTACGCCGAGGCGTACGCGAACGCCGGCTACGGGCAGATCACCACCGAGATCACCCGCCTCGACGAGGCGTCGGGAGAACCGGCCTTCTGGTACGCCGAGGACTACCACCAGCAGTACCTGATCAAGAATCCGGGCGGCTATTGCCCGATCCACGCCACCGGCGTGACCTGCGCCTGA
- a CDS encoding alpha-amylase family glycosyl hydrolase, with protein sequence MEGLGHGALYAFRCWGRNWPYDPAWTPGSGVGFLADIDEDGNRFNPNKVLFDPYAREVTHAPMDPVIEDIGGDSGCWGTGGDDFHGRPRREADTGPWAPKGVVVVDDTSSGQRPRLPAHKAAVYEAHVKNLTLHPSAAQLGDLLGGLPGFEEVVDIPDRLRGTYRAAALLAPYLKGLGFTTLELLPVQQTDSDDLGDTQGGSNHWGYMTMAYFAPNRDYSADKSPGGPTREFKEMVRAFHDAGLEIYLDVVFNHTAEGGCWHGDPQTTGFTSLGGFAAGEYYVMTGDHVLVDGATGTSNQVDFSSPAACDLVTDALAYWTDVMGVDGFRFDLAPVLGRTPLQWRPDDWADQKRFFPQHPLLEAIATLAEARQVEVIAEAWDLWGYEVGNFPPGWAEWNGRYRDAIRRYAKGDGDAATFTAMLNGDYHHFADQGGPQRSINFVTAHDGFTMMDLVSYNAKRNDQPFPFGPSDGGTDTNDSWDSGGDHALRRARWRNFWVLLFFSRGVPMVVSGDEYGRTQNGNNNPWALNTVGIWNNWAQAVSEAPTLLPVDPRHPEAYHYHDVVGRTAGEGSNPLFTFAAAVARIRRDDPGLRQRAWGDLTVDNGDVSYVFRRTDLQDWPAPADRALTLGIDGSSVGGNDYTLLVNMTDHRQEFRVPEADGGAWKRIIDTAPWAESSANHWSPDRATAIDAGTYVADPWSVVVLQFVGAHLAGIGLPALGGDPVDDDTRER encoded by the coding sequence GTGGAGGGTCTCGGCCACGGCGCGCTCTACGCCTTCCGCTGCTGGGGACGCAACTGGCCGTACGATCCGGCGTGGACGCCGGGCAGCGGCGTCGGCTTCCTCGCCGACATCGACGAGGACGGCAACCGCTTCAACCCCAACAAGGTGCTCTTCGACCCGTACGCCCGGGAAGTGACCCACGCCCCGATGGATCCGGTGATCGAGGACATCGGCGGCGACAGCGGATGCTGGGGCACCGGCGGCGACGACTTCCACGGTCGGCCACGCCGGGAGGCCGACACCGGGCCGTGGGCGCCGAAGGGGGTCGTCGTGGTCGACGACACCTCGTCCGGTCAGCGTCCGCGACTGCCCGCCCACAAGGCCGCCGTGTACGAGGCCCACGTCAAGAACCTCACCCTGCATCCTTCCGCGGCCCAGCTCGGGGACCTGCTCGGCGGACTGCCCGGCTTCGAGGAGGTGGTCGACATCCCCGACCGGCTGCGCGGCACCTACCGGGCGGCGGCGCTGCTGGCGCCCTACCTCAAGGGCCTGGGCTTCACCACGCTCGAGCTGCTGCCGGTCCAGCAGACCGACTCCGACGACCTCGGCGACACCCAGGGCGGGTCGAACCACTGGGGCTACATGACGATGGCCTACTTCGCACCCAACCGGGACTACAGCGCCGACAAGTCGCCCGGTGGGCCGACCCGCGAGTTCAAGGAGATGGTCCGCGCCTTCCACGACGCCGGACTGGAGATCTACCTCGACGTCGTCTTCAACCACACCGCCGAGGGCGGCTGCTGGCACGGCGATCCGCAGACCACCGGCTTCACCAGCCTGGGCGGCTTCGCGGCCGGCGAGTACTACGTGATGACCGGCGATCATGTCCTGGTGGACGGCGCCACCGGCACCTCCAACCAGGTGGACTTCTCCTCCCCGGCGGCCTGCGACCTGGTCACCGATGCGCTGGCCTACTGGACCGACGTGATGGGAGTCGACGGTTTCCGCTTCGACCTGGCCCCGGTGTTGGGACGTACGCCGCTGCAGTGGCGACCCGACGACTGGGCCGACCAGAAGCGGTTCTTCCCGCAGCACCCGCTGCTGGAGGCGATCGCCACCCTCGCGGAAGCCCGGCAGGTCGAGGTGATCGCCGAGGCCTGGGACCTGTGGGGCTACGAGGTGGGCAACTTCCCGCCCGGCTGGGCCGAGTGGAACGGACGATATCGCGACGCGATCCGCCGGTACGCCAAGGGCGACGGCGACGCCGCGACGTTCACCGCGATGCTCAACGGCGACTACCACCACTTCGCCGACCAGGGCGGACCGCAGCGGTCGATCAACTTCGTCACCGCGCACGACGGCTTCACCATGATGGACCTGGTCTCGTACAACGCGAAGCGGAACGACCAGCCGTTCCCGTTCGGCCCGTCCGACGGCGGGACCGACACGAACGACTCCTGGGACTCCGGTGGCGACCACGCGCTGCGGCGGGCCCGATGGCGCAACTTCTGGGTGCTGCTGTTCTTCTCCCGGGGCGTGCCGATGGTCGTCTCCGGCGACGAGTACGGCCGTACGCAGAACGGCAACAACAACCCGTGGGCCCTCAACACGGTCGGCATCTGGAACAACTGGGCCCAGGCGGTGTCCGAGGCGCCGACCCTGCTGCCGGTCGATCCGCGGCATCCGGAGGCGTACCACTACCACGACGTGGTCGGCCGGACCGCGGGTGAAGGCTCGAACCCGCTGTTCACCTTCGCCGCCGCCGTGGCCAGGATCCGCCGCGACGACCCCGGCCTGCGGCAACGTGCCTGGGGCGATCTCACCGTCGACAACGGCGACGTCAGCTACGTCTTCCGCCGCACCGACCTGCAGGACTGGCCGGCGCCGGCCGACCGGGCGCTGACCCTCGGCATCGACGGCTCCTCGGTGGGCGGGAACGACTACACGCTGCTGGTCAACATGACCGACCACCGCCAGGAGTTCCGGGTGCCGGAGGCCGACGGCGGGGCCTGGAAGCGGATCATCGACACCGCACCATGGGCCGAGTCGTCCGCCAACCACTGGTCGCCGGACCGGGCCACCGCGATCGACGCGGGAACGTACGTCGCCGACCCCTGGTCGGTGGTGGTGCTGCAGTTCGTCGGCGCCCACCTGGCCGGGATCGGCCTGCCGGCACTCGGTGGTGACCCCGTGGACGATGACACGCGGGAGCGGTGA
- a CDS encoding FABP family protein, whose amino-acid sequence MELTANLVPLARLVGTWAGEGAGEYPTIAPFTYHEEITFAFVGKPFLVYTQRTRAADGSPLHMETGYLRHTGDGHLEFVLALPTGQVELAEGALRTTEDGLTVELDAQVWATSTAKDVSATRRTYRINGDVLETVLDMAAVGRPMARHLESHLVRTA is encoded by the coding sequence ATGGAGCTCACCGCCAACCTCGTCCCGCTCGCCCGGCTCGTCGGCACCTGGGCCGGCGAAGGCGCCGGGGAATACCCGACCATCGCCCCGTTCACCTACCACGAGGAGATCACCTTCGCCTTCGTCGGCAAGCCGTTCCTCGTCTACACCCAGCGCACCCGCGCCGCCGACGGCAGCCCGCTGCACATGGAGACGGGCTATCTGCGCCACACCGGCGACGGACACCTGGAGTTCGTCCTCGCCCTGCCGACCGGCCAGGTCGAGTTGGCCGAGGGCGCGCTGCGCACCACTGAGGACGGTCTGACGGTCGAGTTGGACGCCCAGGTCTGGGCGACCTCGACCGCCAAGGACGTCTCCGCCACGCGGCGTACGTACCGGATCAACGGTGACGTCCTGGAGACGGTGCTCGACATGGCCGCGGTCGGCCGGCCGATGGCCCGCCACCTGGAGTCCCACCTGGTGCGCACCGCCTGA
- a CDS encoding Re/Si-specific NAD(P)(+) transhydrogenase subunit alpha: MQIGVPRESSPSETRVAATPSTVPQLLKLGYDVVVERGAGQRADFPDSAYTEAGARLGEAPEVWASDVVLACNPPTDEELALMLPGATLVSMLSPALHPEVAERYAEAGISALSLDAVPRISRAQALDVLSSMANIAGYRAVIEAAQAYGGMFTGQVTAAGKVPPARVFVVGAGVAGLAAIGIAGSMGAQVRAFDVRPEVGEQIESMGATFVEVGAVDTNVSSDGYAKEMTADQAELAARMYAEESRTADIIVTTAQIRGKAAPILLTAEMIAAMKPGSVIVDMAASTGGNTALTRADEKVVTDNGVTIIGWTDLAGRLPRQASQLLGTNLVNLLKLVTPEKDGRLVLDFDDEVVRSMTVTRKGAVTWPPPPVKVSAAAPAPVATPAAEVAKPTESPAELARRKRTRNLVAAGLAMVIFFIIGGLSPLGILGHWMVLMLAVFVGFYVISNVTHALHTPLMAETNAISGIIMVGALLQVGSSSVPVTILSWVAILVASINVFGGFLVTNRMLAMFRKA; the protein is encoded by the coding sequence GTGCAAATCGGAGTGCCCAGGGAGTCCTCACCATCCGAAACCCGGGTGGCGGCGACTCCGTCAACTGTCCCGCAATTACTCAAGCTCGGCTACGACGTGGTGGTGGAGCGAGGAGCCGGTCAGCGCGCCGACTTCCCCGACTCCGCCTACACGGAGGCCGGGGCCCGACTCGGTGAGGCCCCCGAGGTCTGGGCGTCCGACGTCGTGCTGGCGTGCAATCCGCCGACCGACGAGGAACTCGCCCTGATGCTCCCCGGAGCGACCCTGGTGTCGATGCTCTCCCCCGCCCTGCATCCCGAGGTGGCCGAACGGTACGCCGAGGCCGGGATCAGCGCGCTGTCGCTCGACGCCGTGCCCCGGATCTCCCGCGCGCAGGCACTCGACGTGCTGTCCTCGATGGCCAACATCGCCGGCTACCGCGCGGTGATCGAAGCCGCCCAGGCCTACGGTGGGATGTTCACCGGCCAGGTCACCGCCGCCGGCAAGGTGCCCCCGGCGAGGGTGTTCGTGGTCGGCGCCGGCGTCGCCGGTCTGGCCGCGATCGGCATCGCCGGCTCGATGGGAGCCCAGGTGCGGGCGTTCGACGTACGCCCCGAGGTCGGTGAGCAGATCGAGTCGATGGGCGCGACCTTCGTCGAGGTCGGCGCGGTCGACACGAACGTCTCCTCCGACGGCTACGCCAAGGAGATGACCGCCGACCAGGCCGAGCTCGCCGCCCGGATGTACGCCGAGGAGTCCCGCACCGCCGACATCATCGTCACCACCGCGCAGATCCGGGGCAAGGCCGCCCCGATCCTGCTGACCGCCGAGATGATCGCGGCGATGAAGCCCGGCAGTGTCATCGTCGACATGGCCGCCTCCACCGGCGGCAACACCGCGCTGACCCGGGCCGACGAGAAGGTGGTCACCGACAACGGGGTGACGATCATCGGCTGGACCGACCTGGCCGGCCGGCTGCCCCGGCAGGCGTCCCAGCTGCTCGGCACCAACCTGGTCAACCTGCTGAAGCTGGTCACCCCGGAGAAGGACGGCCGGCTCGTCCTCGACTTCGACGACGAGGTCGTCCGGTCGATGACAGTCACCCGCAAAGGCGCCGTGACCTGGCCGCCGCCACCGGTGAAGGTCTCCGCCGCGGCCCCCGCCCCGGTCGCGACGCCCGCAGCCGAGGTCGCGAAGCCGACGGAGTCCCCGGCCGAGCTGGCCCGACGCAAGCGGACCCGTAACCTCGTGGCGGCCGGACTGGCCATGGTGATCTTCTTCATCATCGGCGGGCTGTCACCGCTCGGGATCCTCGGGCACTGGATGGTCCTCATGCTGGCGGTGTTCGTCGGGTTCTACGTGATCTCCAACGTCACCCACGCCCTGCACACCCCGCTGATGGCCGAGACGAACGCCATCTCGGGCATCATCATGGTCGGTGCGCTGCTGCAGGTCGGCAGCTCCAGCGTGCCCGTGACGATCCTGTCGTGGGTGGCGATCCTGGTCGCATCCATCAACGTCTTCGGTGGCTTCCTGGTGACCAACCGGATGCTCGCCATGTTCCGGAAGGCCTGA
- a CDS encoding zinc-binding dehydrogenase yields the protein MKAWQFTGTDTPLELNDVPKPQARPGTVVVEVKAAGVCHSDVTALDDPGWMPLFPVLPRTMGHENAGVITEVGDGMDGWQVGDRVGVAPVMPDGDAIGYGQWDGGFGPRLLATEANLVRLPDEVPYDLGAMATDAGLTAYHAMMTTGGCRPGMKVGVIGLGGLGYIGARVAVLTGAEVYAAEVAPKTRELAGEIGLTDVADTITAFKDKDLDLIVDYAGFGTTTAQGIETLAEFGTFVQVGMGKLEATINTYPLIINQLTIKGSKSGTVEDLAGIYELMRAGALTPPMNHITQADIPAAIDALRTGGVIGRFIAMYD from the coding sequence ATGAAGGCTTGGCAGTTCACCGGGACGGACACCCCGCTCGAACTCAACGACGTGCCCAAACCACAGGCCCGCCCAGGGACCGTGGTGGTGGAGGTGAAAGCGGCCGGCGTCTGCCACTCGGACGTGACCGCCCTGGACGATCCGGGCTGGATGCCCCTGTTCCCGGTGCTCCCGCGGACGATGGGCCACGAGAACGCCGGCGTGATCACCGAGGTCGGCGACGGCATGGACGGCTGGCAGGTCGGTGACCGCGTCGGCGTCGCGCCGGTGATGCCCGACGGGGACGCCATCGGCTACGGCCAGTGGGACGGCGGATTCGGTCCCCGGCTGCTGGCGACCGAGGCCAATCTGGTGCGGCTCCCCGACGAGGTGCCGTACGACCTCGGGGCGATGGCCACCGACGCCGGGCTGACCGCTTATCACGCGATGATGACGACCGGCGGCTGCCGTCCGGGGATGAAGGTCGGAGTGATCGGCCTGGGCGGCTTGGGCTACATCGGGGCCCGGGTCGCGGTGCTCACCGGCGCCGAGGTCTACGCGGCCGAGGTCGCCCCCAAGACCCGCGAACTCGCCGGCGAGATCGGTCTCACCGACGTCGCCGACACGATCACCGCGTTCAAGGACAAGGATCTCGACCTCATCGTCGACTACGCCGGCTTCGGCACCACCACCGCCCAGGGCATCGAGACCCTGGCCGAGTTCGGCACGTTCGTCCAAGTCGGGATGGGCAAGCTCGAGGCCACCATCAACACCTACCCGTTGATCATCAACCAGCTGACCATCAAGGGCTCGAAGTCGGGGACGGTCGAGGACCTGGCCGGCATCTACGAGCTGATGCGCGCCGGCGCCCTCACCCCGCCGATGAACCACATCACCCAGGCCGACATCCCCGCGGCCATCGACGCGCTGCGTACCGGCGGGGTGATCGGTCGGTTCATCGCGATGTACGACTGA